A DNA window from Hordeum vulgare subsp. vulgare chromosome 1H, MorexV3_pseudomolecules_assembly, whole genome shotgun sequence contains the following coding sequences:
- the LOC123447991 gene encoding uncharacterized protein LOC123447991 — MQRPSTCIILPTQRRAAASLLLSLALNLACPPRAPINKLSPRAVGQEIGKSKNMARLSATTVLLAAVAFLVAAAEAGPRRDGDAITKDFIFARGIKLDVDDTQSKIGIPLSRLAVSQSKVAIPLMSKVAVPKKGVSLEEGRMLIGSGGDVAGAAPAALQACDQLEAYQRVCHTLLHLPGVTTERALLETAVRVALGRARAAKVTFDAAMLASKVGNPVASILGSCEQNYDDLVDALEGVSRAMQKPGTTGESLVNKMTAASTYAGDCDNWYQERDIKSPYETMQRHLAQMVSVALGLANKIKKL; from the coding sequence ATGCAGAGGCCATCAACCTGCATCATCCTCCCAACCCAACGccgagccgccgcctccctcctgcTCTCTCTCGCTCTTAATTTGGCCTGCCCTCCCCGCGCACCGATAAATAAACTCTCGCCGAGGGCGGTCGGACAAGAGATCggaaagagcaagaacatggcgcGGCTCTCCGCCaccaccgtcctcctcgccgccgtcgccttcCTCGTTGCCGCCGCCGAGGCCGGCCCGCGCCGCGACGGCGACGCCATCACCAAGGACTTCATCTTCGCCCGGGGCATCAAGCTCGACGTGGACGACACGCAGAGCAAGATCGGCATCCCGCTAAGCCGGCTCGCCGTCTCGCAGAGCAAGGTCGCCATCCCGCTGATGAGCAAGGTGGCCGTCCCGAAGAAGGGCGTCAGCTTGGAGGAAGGGCGCATGCTGATCGGCAGCGGCGGCGACGTGGCGGGCGCGGCCCCGGCGGCGCTGCAGGCGTGCGACCAGCTGGAGGCGTACCAGAGGGTGTGCCACACGCTGCTGCACCTGCCCGGGGTGACGACGGAGCGGGCGCTGCTGGAGACGGCGGTGCGGGTGGCGCTGGGGCGGGCGCGGGCGGCCAAGGTGACGTTCGACGCGGCGATGCTGGCGTCCAAGGTCGGCAACCCGGTGGCGTCCATCCTGGGGTCGTGCGAGCAGAACTACGACGACCTGGTGGACGCGCTGGAGGGGGTGAGCCGGGCCATGCAGAAGCCCGGCACCACCGGCGAGAGCCTGGTGAACAAGATGACGGCGGCCAGCACCTACGCCGGCGACTGCGACAACTGGTACCAGGAGCGCGACATCAAGTCGCCCTACGAGACGATGCAGCGCCACCTCGCGCAGATGGTCTCCGTCGCCCTCGGCCTCGCCAACAAGATCAAGAAGCTCTGA